One Nicotiana sylvestris chromosome 12, ASM39365v2, whole genome shotgun sequence genomic window carries:
- the LOC138883167 gene encoding uncharacterized protein has translation MLTGKLAKWQILLSEFDIVYATQKAVKRQALADHLAENPIGGQYEPLKTYFPDEEVSFVGEDIVEAYNDWRMFFDGAVNFKGVGIGAVLESEMGKHYPVSAKLRFPYTNNMAKYEACIQGLNMAIDMNIQELLVIGNSELLVHQVQGEWSTKNSKILLYLHHVQELRKRFMKIEFRHVPRIQNEFADTLATLPFMIQHPDKNYIDLIPVWIHNQPAYCAHVKEETDGKPWFHDIKEYLSKGEYSEHANHTQKRTLRRFSNHFFHSGENFQVLPRGTRKGLQNGAKQGQQTKAHPT, from the exons ATGCTgactgggaagttagccaagtggcagatactgttaagtgagttcgatatcgtctatgcaACTCAAAAAGCGGTCAAAagacaagcactggcagatcatcttgctgaaaatccgatAGGAGGacaatacgaacccttgaaaacgtattttcctgatgaagaagtatcgttcgtaggagaagacattgtcgAAGCATACAAcgattggaggatgttctttgacggagctgtaaatttcaaaggagtgggtattggagcagttttggaaTCAGAAATGGGtaaacattatccggtatctgctaaactcagatttccctacactaacaacatggcgaaatatgaagcctgcatacaaGGGCTCAACATGGcgatcgacatgaacattcaggagctgctggtaatcggtAATTCAGaattgcttgtgcaccag gtacaaggagagtggtccaccaagaattccaagatactaCTATATctacaccatgtgcaggaattaagaaagaggttcatgaagatagaattccgacatgtgcctagaattcagaatgagtttgccgatacATTGGCCACCTTGCCAtttatgatacaacatccagataagaattatattgatctcATTCCGGTgtggatccataatcagccggcatattgtgctcatgttaaagaagaaacagatggaaagccttggttccatgacatcaaggagtatttgtcaaagggagaatattcggagcatgcaaaccacactcagaaacgcacactccggagattttCCAAtcacttctttcacagcggagaaaactt tcaggtgttacctaggggaactcgaaagggcctccagaacggagcaaagcaaggccagcagACGAAG GCACATCCGACGTAA